The DNA region ATTCTCCTCAAAGTCTGTTCCGGGGAGGGAAGCGGATCGTTTTGGCCGTGTCGAGCGGCCGAACGTTGAAGTAAAAACGGATATCAAGTTAACTGATGCCGTGAATTGGAAGCCAAACGTCAGCTGTCAGTTCAGTTGATGGCCAGCCTAAGTAGCAGCGAGCTATCATGTTTGCACAAAGGCAGCGCTAGCTTGTTGTTTTGCTAATAAGACTGTCAGCTCACTCGAAATCGAGTTATGCGGCGCTTTCGGTGCGGGAACAGTTTTAGCAGCTGCGCATGACATCAGAAACATCTAGTTTGTGTATTACACAACCTAGCCGTGCGTGCACGCACCAGTGCATTGCGGTGCATGCATCTGCTGCTGTAAACTTGAGCACGGGCCTTTGACTTCACCTTTCTGGCCTGTCTAGGGGCATCTGCTCACCGTCGACGGTTCGTTTTCAGCGACGTCGCTAAATGGCAGCGTGTAAAAAGTAGTTTTTGCGGTGAAATCAAGCATCTGTGGGAAATACACGGCGATCTTATCTCTGCAGCCCAGGAGGAATGCCAGCAAAAAAATCTGATTAGCTTTTGCCCTCATACGTTAACATGCACAATAGTTATGGGTTAGAaagctgtaaatgtgtgtgattgtCAGCTTTGTCCTTAAATAACCTGACGGGGGCCTTGCGGGGTGCTTGCTGTTTCATAATATCCATTAGGCGTTTTAGGGCTTACCCCTGAGCCCGAAGCTGCGTACAGAAGATATGCAGGAAATGTCTAATAAGGAAACAAACCCGcacagcagcagggagcagagggcttgtgcgtgtgcgtgcatttCTTCACCTGGAGGCTGGGAGATAAAGTTGAAGCCAGGCATTTGTTATGTCACATTGTTGAATTGCTTGCTGATTTGGACTGGAATTAGTGCAGGTTTGAATGTAAATGTGAGCCTAAAATGCTGGAGGGTCGTGCCCTGTTTCAGCAGTTTTGGCAGCGTTGTGCGTGTGTGGCACAAACGCAGAAAGGCCAACGTCAGTTCCTTGTGGAAAATGCagcacacaggaaaaaaaaaaaaatccgcctCTGGGATGAAGAGATAAAACTCCGGTATCATTATCTCTGGGGCGCTGAGAGCCTTTAATGTGACTGTTGATGAAGTTCGCCGACTTTAAAAACCGCAGCATCACCCATTTTCTTCCATTCATGGCATCGAAGCGCCATGAGCTGCCCACTGGAACCTGCgtgcttgtttttcttgctaTTTCTTTGATGTGCCTTCGCCAAAAGAGGTCACGTGACCACTGGCGTTTGCCCGATCTTGATGACCCTTTCAGGAAACGTTGATTAATTAACAGATGATGCTAGTGGAGGGACTTTCACCCTTGGCCAAACGTTCGggactgtttcctgttgctGGATGCGCGTATGTGTCTAACTCTGGTTTGCTATTTGACGCCAGCCCCCATGGAGGAGCTGCACAGCCTGGACCCCAGGagacaggagctgctggaggccagGTTCACAGGGGCCGTCACTGGCAACACTGTCGGCAGCACTGGGAGCACCAGTGGAGGTGCTAAGGTAACTGCAGCACACAGACAACAAAGGCTTGTACTCCGAGCGCACCACCCAAACGCAGCTCTCCCAGGGGCTGCTCCTGTCGTCTAACTGATAAACAGACTGAGACGCTCGGAACAGATCAGTTTTAGTGTaggattcccccccccccgcgttgTATATGTCAACAATAAATTATAAATCCGTCTGCCGGGAGCTCGCGGGAGGGAGTACGCACCGCAGTAGCTTCTAGAAATGTCCTTAAAGCTTCGGAAAATGCTGCCGGCGGGGATCCTGTTAGGTCACGTGGCCTAAAGGTCGCCATTTTGATAAAGATTTTTCCCGTTTTCTAAGAAGGGTTTCTTAGGAATGAGCACATGTTGGAAGACTGACAAATACACGCCTAATAATTCGAGATCCGGACTCCTTTTGGCAGGCATCAGACCGAAGAACTGCCTGCCTTTATTGAACTGATGTTTACGTAACAGAAAGCATTCCGACTTGCATCATTCTGCACGTATAGTGCTCTGTGCTCATTTGTGtgggcttctttttcttctttttttttttaaatgtacgtAGGGTCTGGCCAACGAGTCCTCCAACCACAGCTATGGCAGCCTGGGCTCGTCGAGCGACAAGGAGTCAGAGGTAAGACACATTTCAGCATTGTTTTCTATCTATTTTAGGTACAACAGGACAACAGCTCAAATTTAATAAGGTATAGTGAGTTATGCAGATGCGGTAAAGCCTGCTTAGACGCCgtcccattttttttcctgctgcccACTCATCACTCCATCTCTCCCACTACCTCCACCTCGCCTTCTCTTTGTAGAACTCCGATTTGAAAAGAGGAAGCTCCCCTGCCTACTCGGTATGTACTCTTTCTTCCTGATCTTTTAGCTTTGTGAGCCAAAACACATGGGATTTATTCCTCCTTTTATCCCGTCTCTCCCATTTCACAGACCCCAGAGAAGAAGCCTTCTGAATCATCCCGAGGCAGGAAAAGGAAAGCTGACACCTATTCGGAGAGTAGTCAAGGTATCGCCGGTGCTCGTAAGATGAACTCCACGTGGGCATCTGTGGGTTTCTCGAATTAAATCTCTGAATCCATCTTCCGTACAGGGAAGACCTCCACACGGGGGCCGAAGATCAGCGACTATTTTGACGTGAGTATTTTTGGTTTCTCATCATTCTGATAAAGGTTTTTGCTtgaattttcttcttctgcaaaGTTCCAGGGTGGGAATGGTTCCAGTCCAGTCAGAGGCCTCCCACCCATTCGCCGTTCTCCACAGAACTCTCACTCCGCTCCGGGCTCCATCGTGAGTTTCCCCAACAGCAGAATGCGCCGACTGTCTAATGCTCCACGTTCAGGGAGGTGAAAACGAGACgctggagctttttttttttatttttctagaTCCGGCAGAACAGCTCGTCGCCCACCAGTCTGTGTTTCGCCGACCACAACCCAAAGGCCTCCTCGAGCAAGTGTGTTCAGGTAAATTGGGGGCAGGAATGAAGCAAAAACCTCTGGGACTTTTGCGatgtgtcctgactggtgcGTCTCTCTTAGACGGAGTTAACGGGCCTGAAACTCGCGGCCCTGGAGAGCAACAAGAGCCTGGacctggagaagaaagagggcCGGATAGATGATCTGCTCAGGGTCAGTGAAGGGGGCAGAACGGCACCATTGTCTTTGCGTTGCTTCTGAGCAGGCAGGTCAGTTTGACAGAGCCCATCCTTTTTCTCACCAGGCCAACTGTGACCTGCGGCGACAGATCGACGAGCAACAGAAACTCCTGGAGAAATACAAGGAGAGGCTCAATAAGTGCATCACCATGAGCAAGAAACTGCTGATAGAGAAGGTATCTGTGTTCAGAGTTGTTCAACTGATGCAGCGCTGCATTAAGCCAGAAAACTGTAGTTCATGTAAGCCTAGTATACGTCTTCCATCCATGGTTACGCACGCGTTGGGGCAGTAAAGGAATAGAACATGGGGTATTTGCCAGTAtgagctcctcctctgtcctgtttGTCTGTGCTGGACGTTCGTTTCCATTAGGACTCCACACACAAAGCACCGTGAATAATGCACAGAGTGGTGTGTTATGTGTGGGTTTAGTGCACATGTGTCATGTGACTTGTCTGAATGCAAATGCCATTGCTGACCACACCTTTAGGGCAGCGCTGTAATCACGGGGCAAAACAGCAGAGGGCGGCTTTTTGGTTTTtacttctattttattttatttaacgtttttcattattttcagaGCACTCAGGAGAAACAGTCGTGTCGGGAAAAGAGCATGCAGGACCGTCTCCGCCTGGGTCACTTCACCACTGTCAGGCACGGAGCGTCCTACACGGAGCAGTGGACCGATGGATACGCATTCCAGAATCTGATCAAGTGAGAAACCCGCGCAGAGTTTTCGGTTGAATCGAGTCATCGAGGCACCGCGGCAAGAGCAAAGTCCTGAAATGTCATCCGTGTGGTCCTGTCTGCACAGGCAGCAGGAGGGCATCAACCAGCAGCGGGAGGACATTGAACGGCAGAGGAAGCTGCTAGCCAAAAGGAAACCTCCAAACCCTGCGTCCCCCTCCCTCTCAGTGGCGTCCACGTCCGAGCCCAAGCAGCGCAAAACCAAGGTGGTCAACGGCAACGACTCGGACCCCTTCCTGAAACCCACCTTACCTCAGCTGTGAGTTTTTAGAGTCCCCAGGTTTGTTAAAATCGTGTATTTTGAGACTTAATTCCTTTACTTCACTGTCAGACTGACCCTCGCTGAGTACCACGAGCAGGAAGAGATCTTCAAGCTCCGCCTTGGACATCTgaaaaaggtcaaacacagaTTAAGAGAGCCGCTGCCGTCTTTGCTTGATACGGACGTAGTCTGAATGTGCTGTGATCGTCAAAAGGGAACTGAGTCCAATCTCTGCCAGtacaggaagaagcagaaatcCAAGCAGAGCTGGAACGGTTGGAGAGGGTGAGGAACCTACACATCAGGGAGCTGAAGAGGATAAACAATGAAGACAGTTCGGCGTAAGGAAACACTTTCCTCAAAGAAACATGACAGGAAGCCGAGTCTAGAgcttaaaaacatgtttaactCTCAGATTCAAAGACCACCCTACCCTGAATGAGCGCTACCTGTTGCTGCACCTGTTGGGAAGAGGAGGTTTCAGTGAGGTCTATAAGGTAATTCCTCTCCAGGTTATGTTCTGTCCCTTTGGTAACCCGAGCAGTGATGTAATTCTTCCTATTTTCTGTTCTCCCACAGGCTTTTGACCTGTTTGAGCAGCGTTACGCAGCTGTAAAAATCCACCAGCTCAACAAGAactggagagaggagaagaaggagaactACCATAAGTAGGTCCGACATATGCCGACACATTTTTAGGGTTTCATCCCCGttaacacacatgcactgaCGTTTGCTTCCAGGCACGCATGCAGGGAGTACCGGATACACAAGCAGCTGGACCATCCTAGAATAGTCAAACTGTACGACTATTTCTCCCTGGACACTGACACgtgagtgacctttgacctctggcagCTGCAGTTCTGCTGGGTCGGCATGTTCAGACAATTTTTGGCATCCGCTTTTGGCTTTAAAGCTTTTTCCAGACCACTTGAAAACACTTGTGTCAACGACCGCTCTCAGTGTTTGATACAACTTCAAGCAGATTGCATGAAGGTCTTATCAGATTGGCAAAGAGTAAAAAGTAAAAGCAGAAATAACAGAAATAGTTATTGAGAATGGGAACACCGCtagttattttgaaaggctTTTGACTGTGACTTTGTCAGAATAGACGTTtcccctccagcagctgccTTTTCTTTAAGAAACGGATTAAACTAGCCTGTGTGAAGCGCAACGGTTGATTGTCGGGTCCATCTCCGGTGCTTCTGGGTGAAATGGCAGATCGGATGTGAGGCTGGATACTTAAGCCAGGTCTGgacgctgacctttgacctccacacAGGCGAAAGGGAATGAAATGTATCCTCTTAGTCTGTAGCGGTTGAGGAGACTTGCAGTTGGGGGTCAATAACAGTCTTGATACCTCCAGGGTCATATGATTGTGCGGGTCCATCTCTAGGTTCTGcactgttctggagttctgtgAAGGCAACGACCTGGACTTCTACCTGAAGCAAAACAAGCTGATGTCGGAGAAGGAGGCGCGCTCCATTGTCATGCAGATCGTCAGCGCTCTGCGTTACCTCAACGAAATCAAACCCCCCATCATCCACTACGACCTCAAACCCGGTAAGGTCACGTGGTCGTGGTCGCGTGGTCGTGGTCGCGTGAACTGGCTCCTCGCGTTCATCTCAAATTGAACCGTCTCCCCGTGCGTTCGCTGTGCAGGTAACATCCTATTGGTGGATGGCACCGCATGTGGAGAAATCAAAATCACAGACTTCGGCCTGTCAAAGATTATGGACGACGACAACTACGGGGTGGACGGGATGGACCTCACGTCGCAGGGAGCCGGGACCTACTGGTAACACGGAGAGCCGGTCCTGTTGTCACGGTAATGAGCAGTGAAATATTAGCTTATTCTTCTGtgggtgtttctgtgttttaggTATCTTCCTCCAGAGTGTTTTGTGGTGGGGAAAGAACCTCCAAAAATCTCCAACAAGGTGGATGTGTGGTCAGTGGGAGTTATCTTCTTCCAGTGCCTCTACGGACGCAAGGTACGATCATTCCTCTATTTACGCCATCACACGTTTTAGAAATTACACGCCGGAATAATTGACTTGACTTGATTTCCTTCAGCCGTTTGGTCACAACCAGTCACAGCAGGACATCCTCCAGGAAAACACCATCCTCAAAGCCACAGAGGTCCAGTTTCCGGCTAAACCGCAAGCTAGCACGGAGGCTAAGGTAACGCCCAAATGTGCTTATTCAGCGCAAGTTATTAAGGCGCAGATTTAAGTTTCAATCAACTTAAACAAAATAGTCCTTGTAAATCCAGTGTAGCTATTTGTAACATGGTTTGCCCGGCTTAAATTTAATGAGTTGTGATATTTGATGTGTTGCAACACTGAGGTatttttttacatgtacatgCAGTCGTTTAAGTGTGATTGTCTCGCAACGTTGACAAAGAATCTGTCTCATCTTGCCCGAGCACCTGCAGGCGTACCTAGAAAACCAGTTCAAAGATCAGTTGCACCCCGATGGCCTTTTATGCTGCCTCGGCTGGAATTTTCAGCCTCTTGAATCCCGTTCTCCCCTCTGCAGGCATTTATCAGGCGATGCCTGGCCTACCGCAAAGAGGACCGCTTCGACGTTCACCAGCTGTGCTCGGACTCCTACCTGCTGCCTCACATGAGACGTTCGAACTCGTCCGGCTCCCTGCAGCCCTCCGCCTCATCTCTGCCCACCTACTGACTGACTGGCGCTTAAGATGGCCGACGGTTCCCAATGTCAGGATTGTTCGGGGTTCGGTGGATCATAGATGTGgcaattattattgttttttaatgtttttaccTGAGGTGTTCCGTGTTGGAATAACTAGCAATGGAGCTGAAGGACTGGAAGAGGGACGCTCCCTTTGGTAGTCCCCTTAAACTCCAGCGTGGCCGTAGAGATGGAGAACAGAAGGTTTCCAGTTgtagcaggaagtggaaatgtTGTAGCTAGTTGTTTTCTTTATGGAATTTATTAATCAGCAGCTGTAGGGTTCCTAGATGCCCTGTTTAAGCTCACCTGTATCAGCTCTGCACCACCCTTCACCTCACAGGACGGCTTATAATTTCTGTCGCTGTGTATTTGTCCCTCTTCTCCGAGGAGCGCCGTGTAACTTGTAACCCTGGTGTGTTTAGACTAACAGGATCACGGCCCAGGTGAAACGTCCGGGGCCGATTTTGCACTTCCGTTCCAGATTGCGCAGATCTGGTCTCGCACGCGGCATGAAGTAGAGCGGCGCAGGCTTCTTCTGGACTGTGCTGAAGCCGGCGTGCGGCTTCACATTACCGTCTCGTTGTTGGGCTGTTCGGATCTACCGCCGGGTTCACGGAACCTGGATCTGTGTGCTGAAGAGTCGGACTCAAGGCCCGGATCAGTTGTTGCTGTGCTGTGACAgttaaatgtacatttaatgTGCAGGCGACCTTAACTGACTAGCAAATGCACAACGAGGCTCGTGTTCGCTTCCCACCGTCTCCCTTCGCTCCGTTTGTTTTGCGCTTTCTCCCGAAAGCTGTCGAGTCTGCTGCTATAAATGTCGCTTTTAACCGTGCGTGAATGGTCTCTGCCTGGCTTACGCGGATACTTGAACTTTCACCTTGAGAAACTCTTCCAGGACCCTTTTTAAGCAAACAGCCGCCACGCCGACCGCATTATTTTCACGTACGCCCAAAAGACAATACACGGAAGGTCGGGCGACATCTGAAACCCGTGGATACCCAAAAGGACGGACGGGAAAAACGAAGCCAGAGCGCTTCCATCTTTCTTCCACCTCAGAGACGACATCCCAGTCCTAAAAGGCAGAGAACCCAGCCAGCCCAGCTTTCTGcgctaccatggcaacagctttGGGATTCCAGGTGAAAACACCCagttggacagaaaacctgtCTGGATTACAGGCCTTGTCGGACTGGATCGATGACCAAGAATGATCaaccaaaaacatttaaatggcGGTGAACCCAGAGGCGGAGGTGTAGAATGACACCGACTGTACGGATACTGTTGCGATTCAGTTAAAATAGGTTCTGTTATCGGGAGAATTGGATTTGCTCTGCAGTGCTCCCC from Takifugu flavidus isolate HTHZ2018 chromosome 15, ASM371156v2, whole genome shotgun sequence includes:
- the LOC130538905 gene encoding serine/threonine-protein kinase tousled-like 1-B isoform X2, which produces MSVQSNSGSGGGSLEATPSWSQLSSSPTISQQHITATAKSKEAPMEELHSLDPRRQELLEARFTGAVTGNTVGSTGSTSGGAKGLANESSNHSYGSLGSSSDKESENSDLKRGSSPAYSTPEKKPSESSRGRKRKADTYSESSQGKTSTRGPKISDYFDGGNGSSPVRGLPPIRRSPQNSHSAPGSIIRQNSSSPTSLCFADHNPKASSSKCVQTELTGLKLAALESNKSLDLEKKEGRIDDLLRANCDLRRQIDEQQKLLEKYKERLNKCITMSKKLLIEKSTQEKQSCREKSMQDRLRLGHFTTVRHGASYTEQWTDGYAFQNLIKQQEGINQQREDIERQRKLLAKRKPPNPASPSLSVASTSEPKQRKTKVVNGNDSDPFLKPTLPQLLTLAEYHEQEEIFKLRLGHLKKEEAEIQAELERLERVRNLHIRELKRINNEDSSAFKDHPTLNERYLLLHLLGRGGFSEVYKAFDLFEQRYAAVKIHQLNKNWREEKKENYHKHACREYRIHKQLDHPRIVKLYDYFSLDTDTFCTVLEFCEGNDLDFYLKQNKLMSEKEARSIVMQIVSALRYLNEIKPPIIHYDLKPGNILLVDGTACGEIKITDFGLSKIMDDDNYGVDGMDLTSQGAGTYWYLPPECFVVGKEPPKISNKVDVWSVGVIFFQCLYGRKPFGHNQSQQDILQENTILKATEVQFPAKPQASTEAKAFIRRCLAYRKEDRFDVHQLCSDSYLLPHMRRSNSSGSLQPSASSLPTY
- the LOC130538905 gene encoding serine/threonine-protein kinase tousled-like 1-B isoform X1 encodes the protein MSVQSNSGSGGGSLEATPSWSQLSSSPTISQQHITATAKSKEAPMEELHSLDPRRQELLEARFTGAVTGNTVGSTGSTSGGAKGLANESSNHSYGSLGSSSDKESENSDLKRGSSPAYSTPEKKPSESSRGRKRKADTYSESSQGKTSTRGPKISDYFDFQGGNGSSPVRGLPPIRRSPQNSHSAPGSIIRQNSSSPTSLCFADHNPKASSSKCVQTELTGLKLAALESNKSLDLEKKEGRIDDLLRANCDLRRQIDEQQKLLEKYKERLNKCITMSKKLLIEKSTQEKQSCREKSMQDRLRLGHFTTVRHGASYTEQWTDGYAFQNLIKQQEGINQQREDIERQRKLLAKRKPPNPASPSLSVASTSEPKQRKTKVVNGNDSDPFLKPTLPQLLTLAEYHEQEEIFKLRLGHLKKEEAEIQAELERLERVRNLHIRELKRINNEDSSAFKDHPTLNERYLLLHLLGRGGFSEVYKAFDLFEQRYAAVKIHQLNKNWREEKKENYHKHACREYRIHKQLDHPRIVKLYDYFSLDTDTFCTVLEFCEGNDLDFYLKQNKLMSEKEARSIVMQIVSALRYLNEIKPPIIHYDLKPGNILLVDGTACGEIKITDFGLSKIMDDDNYGVDGMDLTSQGAGTYWYLPPECFVVGKEPPKISNKVDVWSVGVIFFQCLYGRKPFGHNQSQQDILQENTILKATEVQFPAKPQASTEAKAFIRRCLAYRKEDRFDVHQLCSDSYLLPHMRRSNSSGSLQPSASSLPTY
- the LOC130538905 gene encoding serine/threonine-protein kinase tousled-like 1-B isoform X3, producing MEELHSLDPRRQELLEARFTGAVTGNTVGSTGSTSGGAKGLANESSNHSYGSLGSSSDKESENSDLKRGSSPAYSTPEKKPSESSRGRKRKADTYSESSQGKTSTRGPKISDYFDFQGGNGSSPVRGLPPIRRSPQNSHSAPGSIIRQNSSSPTSLCFADHNPKASSSKCVQTELTGLKLAALESNKSLDLEKKEGRIDDLLRANCDLRRQIDEQQKLLEKYKERLNKCITMSKKLLIEKSTQEKQSCREKSMQDRLRLGHFTTVRHGASYTEQWTDGYAFQNLIKQQEGINQQREDIERQRKLLAKRKPPNPASPSLSVASTSEPKQRKTKVVNGNDSDPFLKPTLPQLLTLAEYHEQEEIFKLRLGHLKKEEAEIQAELERLERVRNLHIRELKRINNEDSSAFKDHPTLNERYLLLHLLGRGGFSEVYKAFDLFEQRYAAVKIHQLNKNWREEKKENYHKHACREYRIHKQLDHPRIVKLYDYFSLDTDTFCTVLEFCEGNDLDFYLKQNKLMSEKEARSIVMQIVSALRYLNEIKPPIIHYDLKPGNILLVDGTACGEIKITDFGLSKIMDDDNYGVDGMDLTSQGAGTYWYLPPECFVVGKEPPKISNKVDVWSVGVIFFQCLYGRKPFGHNQSQQDILQENTILKATEVQFPAKPQASTEAKAFIRRCLAYRKEDRFDVHQLCSDSYLLPHMRRSNSSGSLQPSASSLPTY